CGGTTGGTCGGGTGCAGTTGCTGCAGCTCGGGCGGAAGCGCCTTCTTGTAGCGCCACAGCTCCTTGCCGGTGGCCGCCTCCAGGGCGATGACCTGGTTGTTGGGGGTGGTGACGAACATGTAGCCGTCATTGACCATGGGCGGCGCCTGATGCCCTTCCTGCATACCGGTGGCGTAGGACCAGGCGAGCGTGAGCTTGCCCACGTTGGCGGCGTTGATCTGCTTGAGCGGGCTGAAGCCCCAGCCGGCGTAGTTGCCCCGGTAGGACAGCCAGTTGTTGGGCTCGGGATGCTTGAGCCGCTGGTCGGTGACCGCCGGGTACGGCGCCAGCGCCGCCGCGGCGATCGCGGGGATGCAGGCCAGGGCGGCCACGAGGGGGATCAGTTTCTTGTGCATAGAGGGTCTCCTCCATTCCTTTCGGTGGATCGTGCTCATGGGTGGGTGGGGTGGTGCGCTAGACGGTCGCGCCGGGCCGGGCAGAGAACGAATCGGCGACGACCAGTTCGCCACTGTCGGATCGCAGTGGCAGGATCGGCAGGCTGCGCGGCGCCGGTCCGGAGACCACCTCACCGCCGCGCGTCGGCCGAAACTTGGAAAAATGACAGAAGCAGAAGAGGACGCCTTCCTTCGGGTTGTATTCGCTCAGGTCGCAGCCCTGGTGGGTGCATACCGCCGAATAGGCAACCACGCCGTCGGCCGCCAGCGCCCGGGTGTGATCGTCCAGCGACGCCGGGTCGAGGCGCAGCAGCAGGATGCGGTTGAGGCGCGAGCCGTCGCGCAGGGTGCCGGTGGCCGGGTCGAGCGGGTACACCACCAGCGGCTTGGCGCCGGCCTTGATGTCCGCCACGTCCAGCGGGTGCAGGGTCTCGCCCTCGTCGCCGAACACCGCGAGGCGGTCGCCGGGCTGCGGGCGGGCATCCTCCGCCTCGTCGGCATGCGCCGCGTCCTTCGGCGCCGCCACCAGGCCGATGACGGCCCCCGCGCACAGCTTGAGCGCCGCACGCCGCTTGTCGTCGCAACACGCGCCGCATGGCGGCGCATCTGCCCTGTGATCAGTCATTCATGTCTCCTTGTGTGGTCCTGCGTTTTTTGCCCTCCATCGCAAACGCCGGGCCAGAACCGGAAAACATGTCGGGCGCATGGCGCGCCGGATCGGCGAACCCAAGGCGCCATCAGCCTTTCGGCGTAGTCACAACAATGTCACCTCAGGTCTGTCAAAGGCCATGCACGCATCGCCACCTACCCAAGGACATAGCCAATGACACAGGTCTGGCACAGGTCTGCGACAGGGCGCTGGCGCGTGAGCGGAGGCGCGCCGGGCTAGAATTGGGCGGTGACCCCGACCGGAACCCCGCGCCCGTGAGAATCCTCCTCGTCGAAGACGACCCCATGATCGGCACCAGCGTGCAGCGCGGCCTGCGCGACGAGGGCCATGCGGTGGACTGGGTGCGCGACGGGGTCGCCGCGGAGCTGGCGCTGGCCGACACGCCCTATGCGCTGATGCTGCTCGACCTGGGCCTGCCGCGGCGCGACGGCATCGAGGTGCTCACCGGCCTGCGCGCGACCGGCAGCGCCCTGCCGGTGCTGGTACTCACCGCGCGGGACGCGGTCAGCGACCGGGTGCGCGGGCTCGACGCCGGCGCCGACGACTACCTGG
The nucleotide sequence above comes from Nitrogeniibacter mangrovi. Encoded proteins:
- a CDS encoding QcrA and Rieske domain-containing protein; the protein is MTDHRADAPPCGACCDDKRRAALKLCAGAVIGLVAAPKDAAHADEAEDARPQPGDRLAVFGDEGETLHPLDVADIKAGAKPLVVYPLDPATGTLRDGSRLNRILLLRLDPASLDDHTRALAADGVVAYSAVCTHQGCDLSEYNPKEGVLFCFCHFSKFRPTRGGEVVSGPAPRSLPILPLRSDSGELVVADSFSARPGATV